One stretch of Caloenas nicobarica isolate bCalNic1 chromosome 2, bCalNic1.hap1, whole genome shotgun sequence DNA includes these proteins:
- the LOC135985347 gene encoding C-C chemokine receptor type 8-like, which produces MNPTSQFLATTEYDYGYEENTAPCNEGNQFHRFKSLFLPILYCLVFVFCLLGNSLVLWVLLTRKRLTTMTDICLLNLAASDLLFVVPLPFQAHYASDQWVFGNAMCKIMAGIYYIGFYSSIFFITLMSIDRYIAIVHAVYAMKIRTASCGIIISLILWLVAVLASVPNIMFNQQLEIEQSVQCVSTYPPGDNTWKVASQFAANILGLLIPLSILICCYSQILKNLQKCKNRNKIKAIKMIFIIVIVFFLFWTPFNIAVFLDSLQSLHIINDCKASYQIALALQLTETISFIHCCLNPVIYAFAGVTFKAHLKGLLQPCVRVLSSPDRGVGAGQSSSAHTQLSGCSDSTAFL; this is translated from the coding sequence AGTTCCTTGCCACAACAGAATATGACTATGGATATGAGGAAAACACCGCTCCATGCAATGAAGGCAACCAGTTTCACAGatttaaatctctctttttGCCGATTCTTTACTGCCTTGTATTTGTATTCTGCCTTCTGGGAAACTCCTTGGTCCTTTGGGTTCTCCTGACCAGGAAAAGGCTGACAACAATGACTGACATCTGCCTGCTGAACCTCGCAGCCTCCGATCTCCTCTTTGTCGTGCCTCTCCCTTTCCAAGCCCACTATGCATCAGACCAGTGGGTTTTTGGCAATGCTATGTGCAAGATAATGGCTGGCATTTATTACATAGGTTTTTATAGCAGCATTTTCTTCATAACCCTCATGAGCATAGACAGGTATATAGCAATTGTCCATGCGGTCTATGCCATGAAGATACGGACAGCCTCTTGCGGCATAATTATCAGTTTAATCCTGTGGCTGGTGGCTGTCTTGGCTTCTGTACCCAACATCATGTTCAACCAGCAGCTGGAAATTGAGCAGTCTGTGCAGTGTGTCTCCACATACCCACCAGGCGACAATACCTGGAAGGTTGCTTCTCAGTTTGCAGCCAATATCTTAGGCCTCTTGATTCCCCTTAGCATCCTCATTTGCTGCTACTCCCAGATActgaaaaacctgcaaaaatgcaaaaatcgGAACAAGATCAAGGCGATCAAGATGATTTTCATCATTGTCAttgtcttcttcctcttctggaCTCCCTTCAATATCGCAGTGTTCCTAGACTCCCTGCAGAGCCTGCACATCATCAATGACTGCAAGGCGAGCTACCAGATAGCCCTGGCCCTGCAGCTGACAGAAACAATCTCCTTCATCCACTGCTGCCTGAACCCTGTGATCTACGCCTTTGCCGGAGTGACATTCAAGGCCCATCTTAAAGGACTACTTCAGCCCTGTGTCCGTGTCCTCTCCAGCCCAGACAGAGGCGTCGGAGCTGGTCAGTCATCTTCAGCGCACACCCAGCTCTCTGGCTGCTCTGACAGCACAGCATTCCTGTGA